In Trichoderma breve strain T069 chromosome 4, whole genome shotgun sequence, the following proteins share a genomic window:
- a CDS encoding anticodon binding domain-containing protein has product MSSSATTLKGQPLDKVVLDAMLRRRMFYTPSFEIYGGVGGLYDYGPPGCALQANIVDLWRKHFVLEEDMLEVDCTALTPHDVLKTSGHVDKFADWMCKDPKNGEILRADHFVEAILEARLKGDKEARGQKVEEKEVDPKKKKKAKSAAAVKLDDAVVQEYEEVLAKIDNYGGPELGELIKKYDLKNPETGVLPSEPVAFNLMFQTSIGPSSNLPGYLRPETAQGQFLNFAKLLEFNQSQMPFASASIGKSYRNEISPRAGLLRVREFLMAEIEHFVDPEGGKKHSRFHEVEDVELVLLDRHVQLSGKTETKKMTIGQAVKDGVVDNETLGYFLARIHLFMKRIGVDLSKMRFRQHMANEMAHYACDCWDAELLTSTGWVECVGCADRSAYDLTVHAKKTGAPLVVRERLDEPKVIEEWQIDIQKKKFGPLFKKDAKTVETALEATSQEQREKLAKELTETGKIVLDVEGIADGKATIDKDSVAIEFRKRVENTREFTPNVIEPSFGIGRILYSLIEHNYWTRASDGGDESRGVLSFPPTVAPTKVLLVPLSSNPQFKPAVKALSQKLRSLGVSSRVDDSSASIGKRYSRNDELGTPLGITVDFQTLQDGSITLRDRDSTTQVRAEESKILDAIKSLVDGSKNWETVASELPKFEGQEVEVVAR; this is encoded by the exons ATGTCTTCGTCCGCTACGACTCTCAAGGGCCAGCCCCTGGACAAGGTCGTCCTCGATGCCATGCTACGGCGACGCATGTTCTACACGCCTTCCTTCGAGATCTACGGCGGCGTGGGTGGTCTCTACGACTACGGCCCTCCAGGCTGTGCTCTCCAGGCCAACATCGTCGACCTGTGGCGGAAACACTTTGTCCTGGAGGAGGACATGCTCGAGGTGGACTGCACTGCCCTGACCCCCCACGATGTTCTCAAGACCAGTGGCCACGTTGACAAGTTTGCCGACTGGATGTGCAAGGACCCCAAGAACGGCGAAATCCTGCGAGCCGATCACTTCGTCGAGGCCATCCTCGAGGCCCGGCTCAAGGGCGACAAGGAGGCCCGTGGCCAAaaggtggaggagaaggaggtcgaccccaagaagaagaagaaggccaagtccgctgccgccgtcaaGCTTGACGATGCTGTTGTCCAGGAGTACGAGGAGGTGCTCGCCAAGATCGACAACTATGGCGGCCCTGAGCTCGGTGAGCTTATCAAGAAGTACGACCTCAAGAACCCTGAGACTGGCGTGCTTCCGTCAGAGCCCGTGGCCTTCAACCTCATGTTCCAGACGTCCATCGGCCCGAGCAGCAACCTCCCCGGATACCTGCGTCCCGAGACTGCCCAGGGCCAGTTCCTCAACTTTGCCAAGCTTCTCGAATTCAACCAGTCCCAAATGCCCTTTGCCTCGGCCTCCATCGGAAAGTCATACCGAAACGAGATTTCTCCCCGTGCCGGTCTCTTGCGTGTGCGAGAGTTCCTGATGGCTGAGATTGAGCACTTTGTCGACCCCGAGGGTGGCAAGAAGCACAGCCGCTTCCACGAGGTTGAGGACGTCGAGCTGGTTCTGCTGGACCGCCACGTTCAGCTCTCCGGAAAGAcggagacgaagaagatgaccatTGGCCAGGCCGTCAAGGACGGTGTCGTTGACAACGAGACCCTTGGATACTTCCTTGCCCGTATCCACCTCTTCATGAAGAGAATTGGTGTCGATCTGTCCAAGATGCGTTTCCGACAGCACATGGCCAACGAAATGGCCCACTACGCCTGCGATTGCTGGGACGCTGAGCTGTTGACCTCGACTGGCTGGGTCGAGTGCGTTGGCTGTGCCGACCGCAGTGCCTATGACTTGACCGTCCATGCCAAGAAGACTGGCGCTCCTTTGGTCGTTCGTGAGCGACTCGACGAGCCCAAAGTCATTGAGGAGTGGCAAATCGACattcagaagaagaagtttggtCCCCTATTCAAGAAGGATGCCAAGACGGTGGAGACTGCCTTGGAGGCTACCTCGCAAGAGCAGCgtgagaagctggccaaggagctgacTGAGACTGGAAAGATTGTCCTGGACGTGGAGGGCATTGCCGATGGCAAGGCCACTATCGACAAGGACTCCGTCGCTATTGAGTTCCGCAAGAGAGTGGAGAACACTCGCGAGTTCACACCCAATGTCATTGAGCCGTCATTTGGTATTGGCCGTATTCTCTACTCGCTCATTGAGCACAACTACTGGACCCGTGCCAGCGATGGTGGCGATGAATCTCGTGGT GTCCTGTCTTTCCCACCTACCGTGGCCCCGACCAAGGTCCTTCTGGTGCCCCTGTCATCCAACCCGCAATTCAAGCCCGCGGTCAAGGCTCTTTCTCAGAAGCTGCGAAGCCTCGGCGTCTCCAGCCGTGTAGATGACTCATCTGCCAGTATCGGTAAGCGATACAGCCGTAACGACGAGCTCGGTACGCCGCTTGGCATCACCGTCGATTTCCAGACCCTTCAGGACGGCTCCATTACATTGAGAGATCGTGACTCGACCACCCAGGTCCGAGCTGAGGAGAGCAAGATTCTGGATGCCATTAAATCACTTGTAGATGGTAGCAAGAACTGGGAGACGGTTGCGAGCGAGCTCCCCAAGTTCGAGGGGCAGGAAGTTGAGGTCGTCGCCCGATAG
- a CDS encoding protein kinase domain-containing protein, whose product MTTRTLESRLERISIQDENDVGEATKIYSKTKLTTTSTTTRANHFKVALQSQSNNVNAVASVTLPSQAAQRKPPPPINPASPPPARRPLPAPTARVKEEKEKERERSALTEQPSVPKQFHLGMFEIGRPLGKGKFGRVYLARERTSGFICALKVLHKSELQAGGGVEKQVRREIEIQSNLRHPNILQLYGHFHDSKRVFLILEYAGKGELYKHLRKETKFPEWKAAQYVAQMASALQYLHRKHVIHRDIKPENILVGIHGEIKISDFGWSVHAPNNRRKTLCGTLDYLPPEMIKPGSSDNYYNEKVDLWSLGVLTYEFLVGEAPFEDTPVMTQRRIARADMQIPKFVSSEAADLIKRLLVLDPEKRIPLEDVQSHPWIIKHCVKGERATNREKSS is encoded by the exons ATGACTACACGCACGCTTGAGTCGCGCTTGGAGCGCATCTCCATTCAGGACGAAAACGACGTCGGTGAAGCCACCAAGATCTACTCAAAGACCAAG TTGACAACGACATCAACCACCACCAGGGCAAACCATTTCAAGGTAGCTCTTCAGTCTCAAAGCAACAACGTCAACGCAGTTGCTTCCGTCACCCTCCCTTCACAAGCGGCCCAGAGAAAACCGCCTCCACCCATCAATCCTGCTTCACCGCCCCCAGCAAGAAGGCCTCTGCCCGCTCCCACAGCCCGAGtcaaagaggagaaagaaaaggaaagggagagg TCAGCTCTGACGGAGCAGCCAAGCGTACCCAAACAGTTCCATCTGGGCATGTTTGAGATCGGACGGCCTCTGGGCAAGGGCAAATTTGGCCGCGTTTACCTTGCCAGGGAGCGGACAAGCGGCTTCATCTGTGCTTTGAAGGTGCTTCACAAGAGCGAGCTTCAGGCCGGAGGAGGCGTGGAGAAGCAGGTTCGGCGCGAAATCGAGATCCAGAGCAACCTACGGCATCCAAACATTCTGCAGCTTTACGGCCATTTCCACGATAGCAAGAGAGTCTTTTTGATCCTCGAGTATGCTGGAAAGGGCGAGCTGTATAAGCACTTGCGAAAGGAGACCAAGTTCCCCGAATGGAAGGCGGCACAGTATGTTGCTCAGATGGCTTCTGCGCTGCAGTATCTTCATAGAAAGCATGTTATTCACCGTGATATCAAGCCTGAGAATATTCTCGTTGGTATTCACGGGGAAATCAAGATTTCCGACTTTGGCTGGAGTGTACACGCCCCCAACAACAGGCGGAAAACGCTGTGCGGCACGCTTGATTATCTTCCCCCGGAAATGATCAAGCCCGGCTCTTCAGACAACTACTACAATGAAAAGGTTGACCTGTGGAGCTTGGGTGTGTTGACGTACGAGTTCCTCGTTGGCGAGGCTCCTTTCGAAGATACTCCTGTCATGACGCAGCGAAGGATCGCCCGTGCAGACATGCAAATCCCCAAGTTCGTCAGCTCAGAGGCTGCTGATCTCATCAAGAGA CTTTTGGTTCTTGACCCCGAGAAGCGTATTCCTCTCGAAGATGTACAGAGCCACCCTTGGATCATCAAGCATTGCGTCAAGGGTGAACGAGCTACCAATCGCGAGAAGAGCTCCTGA
- a CDS encoding TIP41-like family domain-containing protein, with protein MNHVTSPNEPFPSPDALAAATTSHTQNNFRISTRKLPISKSAAIDALEAKLGIPVPEMIFGDNLVSITHKPSNWTLNFNTTDALDAVDKTDKHMLRVAYARDWESTREETTQNIKEVVKPYDWSYSTTYAGTVEGAVAFAPTEKQIPIELLKRRDPILFFDEVVLYESELDDNGISLYSAKLRVHDKRMLLLCRLFMRLDNVLVRLRDTRIYVDFETDEVLREYTAKESKFADVKNALWRSGRLPDDITIALRDPNALDPFLEVVEHRIEAVSLAAQQ; from the exons ATGAACCACGTCACCTCCCCCAACGAGCCCTTCCCCAGCCCCGACGCCCTCGCCGCGGCAACAACCTCGCACACACAGAACAACTTCCGCATCTCAACCCGCAAGCTCCCAATCTCCAAGTCCGCCGCCATCGACGCCCTCGAGGCGAAGCTCGGAATTCCCGTGCCCGAGATGATCTTTGGCGACAACCTCGTCTCCATTACTCACAAGCCCTCCAACTGGACCCTCAACTTCAATACAACGGACGCCCTTGACGCCGTCGACAAGACCGATAAGCACATGCTGCGCGTCGCCTACGCCCGCGACTGGGAGAGCACGCGCGAGGAGACCACCCAGAACATCAAGGAGGTCGTCAAGCCTTACGACTGGAGCTACTCTACGACATATGCTGGCACTGTTGAGGGTGCTGTCGCTTTTGCGCCTACGGAGAAGCAAATTCCCATTGAGCTGCTGAAACGGCGTGACCCgattctcttctttgacgaGGTCGTTTTGTACGAGAGCGAGCTTGATGATAATGGCATTTCGCTGTATAGCGCTAAGCTGAGAGTTCACGACAAGCGCATGTTGCTGCTATGTCGCTTGTTTATGCGTCTGGACAACGTCCTAGTGCGGTTGCGGGACACGAGGATCTATGTGGATTTCGAGACAGACGAGGTGTTGCGCGAGTACACTGCCAAGGAGTCCAAGTTTGCCGACGTAAAGAAT GCTCTATGGAGATCAGGAAGGTTGCCTGATGATATCACCATCGCTTTACGAGATCCCAATGCCTTGGATCCGTTCCTGGAAGTCGTCGAACATAGGATAGAAGCGGTATCACTAGCAGCGCAGCAGTAA
- a CDS encoding amino acid kinase family domain-containing protein, giving the protein MSEDITQNDGVAAMRKPKPLTVVIKLGTSSIVDENTHEPLLPILTLIVDTAVKLRKDGHRVVIVSSGAIGVGLRRMDVAKRPKHLAQLQALAAIGQCRLISLWDSLFAHLTQPVAQILLTRNDIADRTRYLNAQSTVNELLDMGVIPIVNENDTLAVSEIKFGDNDTLSAITAAMIHADLLFLMTDVDCLYDKNPRSNPDAKPIEIVEDISALEADVSSAGSALGTGGMSTKIIAARLGTSAGVTTIITRSSNPGNVLSIVRYLHQSQPSRSASSVSLNLIAASENLETRPAPPLHTRFLPSTDPIRDRHFWLLHTPNPHGTLYIDEGAHKALLNKAGLLPVGVVDVEGNFAQQEVVRLIVVNRRSAPGPDGKRWEGLGLEVGRALVNYAAPEISRILGHQSTEIRGILGYADSEYVAHRSHIGIFRAESRSATPTRELR; this is encoded by the exons ATGTCTGAAGATATTACTCAGA ACGACGGCGTGGCGGCCATGAGgaagccgaagccgctgACTGTTGTCATTAAGCTGG GGACGAGCTCAATTGTCGACGAAAACACACATGAACCTCTACTTCCCATCCTGACCTTGATTGTTGACACGGCGGTCAAGCTAAGGAAGGATGGCCATCGAGTGGTCATTGTCTCTTCGGGAGCTATTGGCGTCGGTCTTCGCCGCATGGACGTAGCGAAGCGTCCCAAGCATTTGGCCCAGTTGCAG GCATTAGCAGCAATCGGCCAGTGCCGACTCATTAGTCTCTGGGATAGCTTGTTTGCGCATCTGACACAGCCGGTGGCTCAGATTCTACTTACACGAAATGACATTGCTGAT CGGACACGATACCTCAATGCTCAAAGCACAGTCAACGAACTATTAGACATGGGAGTCATCCCCATTGTGAATGAAAACGATACCCTGGCAGTTTCCGAAATCAAATTTGGCGATAATGATACCCTTTCAGCGATTACTGCGGCTATGATACACGCAGATCTTCTATTTCTCATGACGGATGTCGACTGTTTGTACGATAAGAACCCGAGAAGCAACCCCGATGCTAAGCCCATCGAAATTGTCGAGGATATTTCGGCCCTTGAGGCGGATG TCTCAAGTGCTGGATCAGCATTGGGTACTGGTGGTATGAGCACCAAGATCATTGCCGCACGACTCGGGACGTCGGCGGGCGTGACAACAATCATCACTAGGTCGTCTAATCCAGGCAACGTCCTAAGCATCGTGCGCTACCTCCATCAGTCTCAGCCTTCGAGATCAGCATCCTCCGTGTCGCTCAATCTCATTGCTGCATCGGAAAATCTAGAGACAAGGCCAGCTCCGCCATTGCACACAAGATTTCTGCCTTCAACCGACCCGATTCGAGACCGCCACTTTTGGCTCCTCCATACCCCTAACCCCCATGGTACGCTGTATATCGACGAAGGAGCCCACAAAGCGCTCCTTAACAAGGCTGGTCTGCTCCCCGTTGGTGTAGTTGACGTCGAAGGGAACTTTGCCCAACAAGAAGTCGTCCGGCTCATCGTTGTCAACCGACGATCAGCTCCCGGCCCAGATGGAAAGCGCTGGGAAGGTTTGGGACTGGAAGTTGGGCGAGCCCTCGTCAACTATGCCGCCCCCGAAATCTCAAGGATCTTGGGCCATCAGAGTACGGAGATTCGAGGCATACTGGGCTATGCGGATAGTGAATATGTTGCGCACCGTTCACACATTGGGATTTTTAGGGCGGAGAGCAGGTCTGCGACTCCGACGAGAGAGCTGCGGTAG
- a CDS encoding glycogen recognition site of AMP-activated protein kinase domain-containing protein gives MSPTAVPYTVTFRSPGTEPPVFLAGNFTALEWGLQEMGSRQEGGEYVFESRVFVEPGREYHFRFKAGRDGPWLLDENRPTATDESGNRNNILTLPKSYVSKIKDDEGRRTSTPIEQVASVAAEVADVASNLDKDDTSSPQISGSGGESEIDEELKTPLFAHECFGAYEFVDDALDHDALDDSKLRQDSKPKLTEYDIDDVDMNDPTIEQFPSDKTSIFSTLRKIQSSLSEDQAIVDDQQPSPRLDGRRSSVDSDDSLLSAGSLSPVTARKRENRMSTSSGRNRSLVSLGSIAEEPKTPGPEDASHPMATSSYLKKGTGRAKSPTIEQGEHLMMK, from the exons atgtCTCCAACCGCCGTTCCCTATACCGTTACCTTCCGCTCCCCTGGGACAGAGCCTCCCGTGTTCCTGGCCGGAAACTTTACGGCCTTGGAGTGGGGGCTCCAGGAGATGGGCTCTCGCCAAGAAGGAGGTGAATACGTCTTCGAGTCGCGGGTTTTCGTTGAGCCTGGGAGGGAGTATCATTTCAGGTTCAAGGCCGGGAGAGACGGCCCCTGGCTCTTGGACGAGAATAGGCCAACCG CTACCGACGAGTCGGGCAACCGCAACAACATATTGACACTGCCCAAGAGTTACGTATCCAAGATtaaagatgatgagggaAGAAGGACTTCAACCCCTATTGAGCAAGTTGCGTCGGTTGCAGCCGAGGTTGCGGACGTAGCCTCTAACCTCGACAAG GACGACACGTCGTCGCCTCAGATTAGCGGGTCTGGCGGTGAGAGCGAAATTGACGAAGAACTCAAAACTCCATTGTTTGCACATGAGTGTTTTGGCGCATACGAATTTGTCGACGATGCTTTGGACCatgatgcccttgatgacAGTAAACTGCGGCAGGACTCGAAGCCCAAGCTCACCGAGTACGACATTGATGATGTGGACATGAACGACCCCACTATTGAGCAATTTCCTTCAGACAAGACTTCCATTTTCAGTACTTTGCGCAAAATCCAATCCAGCCTAAGCGAGGACCAAGCCATCGTTGATGATCAACAGCCATCGCCTCGGTTGGACGGCAGAAGATCAAGCGTAGACTCGGATGACAGTCTCTTGTCAGCAGGGTCCCTCAGTCCAGTCACTGCCAGAAAACGAGAGAATCGAATGTCAACTAGCAGCGGTCGAAATCGGTCTCTGGTATCACTTGGGTCCATTGCTGAAGAGCCCAAAACTCCCGGTCCCGAGGATGCTTCCCACCCAATGGCTACGTCCAGCTACCTCAAGAAGGGCACTGGTCGTGCGAAGAGCCCCACAATCGAGCAAGGCGAACACCTTATGATGAAGTGA
- a CDS encoding transcription factor iwr1 domain-containing protein has product MSIPPQLIRVKRKRDDESPVTFLQLDEGAKRHRSEANWVYQRRESTAAPSGPAISRGDGRPVIHVSQPEAVASPSKTRNDDHSSGSMGDIRGAAKRSADRQLSEQRKFHVSRAMLAQASANQGSARPGSSKHASYGPTIFIERTGRKKIIPRSSRQSLVIKDAHAIIAQDHPQEMVTTPDESVEQKHLKKPGVARRRDPSQEPPARAPLPQSLANRNADDMDKITADMNQWVLNEIGANLHAMEVERKQAEKPRFRPKAPEKRYQERHPEITAASTPPVEESGDTPMADASEEEGDDEDWIIEEYVRIPAHSMGLNVVPSDIGILVLNGEEESQLFYGSPQDEDDEYAEDDEDENAENYYTADYPEDEVDTEDEFDRHAYMYRNANASDEEEFDDNEYDSDEIVMEGQDDDDDDARMDRIREFMQRNAAFRDAR; this is encoded by the exons ATGTCGATTCCCCCGCAGCTCATCCGTGTCAAGCGCAAGCGGGACGATGAGTCTCCCGTTACTTTTCTCC AGCTCGATGAAGGGGCTAAGCGCCATCGCAGTGAGGCGAACTGGGTGTACCAGCGACGAGAATCAACGGCAGCACCGTCGGGCCCAGCTATCAGCCGTGGCGATGGCAGACCGGTGATTCATGTCTCGCAGCCGGAAGCTGTAGCCTCTCCGTCCAAGACTCGCAACGACGACCATAGTTCGGGCTCAATGGGCGACATACGGGGAGCCGCGAAGCGATCTGCAGATAGGCAGCTCTCGGAACAGCGCAAGTTCCATGTATCACGAGCGATGCTAGCCCAGGCATCCGCCAACCAAGGATCGGCCCGTCCAGGAAGCTCGAAGCATGCATCTTATGGACCAACTATATTCATCGAGCGTACCGGACGTAAGAAGATTATACCAAGGTCCTCACGCCAGAGCCTTGTCATAAAAGATGCCCACGCCATTATAGCTCAAGACCACCCGCAGGAGATGGTGACGACACCTGACGAGTCTGTTGAGCAGAAACATCTCAAGAAGCCTGGTGTTGCAAGGAGACGTGATCCTTCGCAGGAACCCCCGGCTCGTGCGCCTCTCCCACAGTCGCTGGCCAATCGCAATGCCGATGATATGGACAAAATCACTGCTGATATGAACCAATGGGTGTTAAACGAGATTGGCGCAAACTTACACGCTATGGAAGTGGAAAGAAAGCAGGCGGAGAAGCCAAGATTCAGACCCAAAGCCCCTGAAAAGAGATATCAAGAGCGCCACCCTGAGATTACCGCAGCATCAACTCCACCTGTCGAGGAGTCGGGAGATACACCAATGGCAGACGCaagcgaggaggaaggggaCGACGAGGATTGGATCATTGAGGAGTACGTCCGCATTCCGGCTCACTCCATGGGCCTCAACGTCGTGCCGTCTGATATTGGTATCTTGGTCTTgaatggagaggaggagagccaGCTATTTTACGGGTCAcctcaagatgaagatgacgagtatgccgaagatgatgaggacgaaaaTG CGGAAAACTACTATACGGCAGACTATCCAGAGGACGAGGTCGACACCGAGGACGAGTTCGATCGTCACGCTTACATGTACCGCAATGCCAACGCttcagatgaagaagagtttGATGACAACGAATACGACAGCGATGAGATTGTCATGGAAGGccaggacgacgacgacgatgacgcaAGAATGGACCGCATCCGGGAATTCATGCAACGCAACGCGGCATTTCGAGACGCGCGATAA
- a CDS encoding peptidase m76 family domain-containing protein, translating to MASGASPTPPAPAGSASPKPAKEVVNDPARTGFDPQMKWWMNYFRILSGQMTPEGLFHYREWRYKVHEERDCKRCDEYRDWLFTYSPAVRFLSGKIQDLNGKLDASNVLCRRCPARLEEDGQVHRQSGGFSPNHGILICANEIRDRKHLEDTLAHEMVHAWDHLRWQVDWMGDKDLKHAACTEIRASMLSGECRWSREFFTRGNWALTQQFQNCVRSRAIRSVMARPRCKDDVQATKVVNEVWDSCFSDTRPFDEVYR from the exons ATGGCATCCGGCGCTTCGCCGAcccctccagctccggctGGCTCTGCCTCGCCGAAACCCGCAAAGGAAGTCGTCAATGATCCAGCTCGAACCGGCTTCGACCCGCAGATGAAATGGTGGATGAACTACTTCCGAATCCTGTCAGGCCAGATGACCCCCGAGGGCCTCTTCCACTACCGCGAATGGCGATACAAGGTCCACGAGGAACGTGACTGCAAGCGCTGCGACGAGTACCGCGACTGGCTCTTTACATATTCACCCGCCGTCCGCTTCCTGTCGGGCAAGATCCAAGATCTCAACGGCAAGCTGGATGCCTCAAACGTGCTGTGCCGCCGGTGCCCTGCGCGgctggaagaggatggcCAAGTACATCGGCAGTCGGGAGGCTTCAGCCCCAACCACGGCATCCTGATTTGCGCAAACGAGATCCGCGACCGCAAACACCTAGAAGATACGCTGGCACACGAGATGGTACATGCGTGGGACCACCTCAGGTGGCAGGTAGACTGGATGGGCGATAAAGACTTGAAACATGCTGCATGCACAGAg ATTCGTGCATCGATGCTAAGCGGAGAATGTCGCTGGAGCCGAGAATTCTTCACCCGAGGGAACTGGGCTCTAACGCAGCAATTCCAGAACTGCGTTCGTTCCAGGGCCATTCGATCCGTCATGGCTCGGCCGAGATGCAAAGATGACGTGCAAGCGACAAAAGTGGTCAATGAAGTCTGGGACTCGTGTTTCTCAGACACAAGACCCTTTGATGAGGTGTATAGGTGA
- a CDS encoding DEAD/DEAH box helicase domain-containing protein — translation MRRAAANSVCLRCVHTIRSRPLLQPSVIPSVIPSVQASVQPCLGQRFFSQRAKDKPSRMVLADQVHRAPRLSRDERRPQRERVAGPFAGMNRRVANFDPTRASTRARSGDRKSTQEEGSRRRPQDDRKALKMQRALASVSYNKRTSLKEKMQSYESFDQFDLLPALKTAVVDEVFAGLVDIRPTPVQRLAIPALLGQREPGEKRTGSGKTLAYLLPAIDALKAAEAQDTEIQAYKERAEVERERQKAADFKGKPFEEPHPTMARPKVIVLVPTAELAHQVGLVAKKLSHVTKFKTEILSSNLKPQQIQRNLYGPKGVDLVISTPHLLASIADSDPNILSRVSHLIIDEADSLFDRSFSSVTSSIVERSSPSMKQLICCSATIPRKLNNYLATNYPKMIRITTPNLHAIPRRVQLGVIDVSKDPYRNNKDLACADVIYTIGREASQVMVFVNEREKTEQVAEYLRSKGIDAQALHRDTPEKRHGEILETFTTAEPLRIIASPNPSRHRSLTNVKALVVTDLASRGIDTLAVRHVILYDVPHTTIDFIHRLGRAGRMGRRGRGIVLVGNDDRRDVVADVKKSMFMGQALI, via the exons ATGCGCCGCGCAGCCGCAAACTCGGTTTGCTTACGCTGTGTGCACACAATCAGGAGCCGCCCGTTACTACAGCCTTCAGTGATACCCTCAGTGATACCCTCAGTGCAGGCGTCGGTGCAACCATGCCTCGGCCagcgcttcttctcccagcGAGCCAAGGACAAGCCCTCGCGCATGGTCCTTGCCGACCAAGTTCACCGAGCACCACGCCTATCCCGAGATGAACGCAGACCACAACGAGAGAGAGTTGCAGGCCCATTCGCTGGAATGAACAGGAGGGTAGCCAATTTTGACCCAACCCGCGCGTCGACAAGAGCTCGTTCCGGCGATCGCAAATCGACTCAAGAGGAGGGCAGCAGAAGGCGGCCGCAGGATGATAGAAAGGCACTCAAGATGCAGCGCGCCTTGGCCTCGGTGTCGTACAACAAGCGCACGTCGTtaaaggagaagatgcagagctaCGAGTCGTTTGATCAGTTTGATCTCCTCCCAGCTCTGAAAACGGCCGTTGTCGACGAGGTATTCGCAGGATTGGTGGATATTCGCCCAACGCCGGTACAGCGATTGGCAATTCCCGCCCTGCTAGGACAAAGGGAGccaggagagaaaagg ACGGGATCGGGTAAAACTCTCGCCTATCTACTGCCTGCCATTGATGCGTTGAAGGCGGCCGAAGCACAGGATACGGAGATTCAAGCCTACAAAGAGCGAGCAGAAGTAGAGAGGGAGCGCCAAAAGGCTGCGGATTTCAAAGGAAAGCCTTTCGAGGAGCCTCACCCCACCATGGCCAGGCCCAAGGTTATTGTCTTGGTTCCTACGGCGGAGCTGGCTCATCAGGTTGGGCtcgtggccaagaagctgtcgCATGTGACGAAATTCAAGACGGAGATACTGTCATCCAATCTCAAACCTCAGCAGATTCAGCGAAACCTGTACGGACCAAAAGGCGTCGATCTCGTCATCTCAACACCTCACCTGCTGGCCTCGATTGCAGATTCTGATCCCAACATCCTCTCCCGAGTGTCCCATCTGATCATTGACGAAGCGGATTCGCTGTTCGATCGAAGTTTCTCTTCTGTCACATCTAGTATCGTCGAGCGTTCATCGCCCTCAATGAAGCAGCTCATCTGCTGCTCAGCAACAATTCCGAGAAAATTGAACAATTATCTGGCTACCAACTATCCCAAGATGATCAGAATCACTACACCAAACCTTCACGCTATTCCCCGACGTGTTCAACTTGGTGTCATTGACGTCTCGAAGGATCCCTACCGCAATAACAAAGACCTTGCTTGTGCCGACGTCATCTACACAATCGGAAGAGAGGCTTCTCA AGTCATGGTCTTTGTCAACGAGCGAGAAAAGACAGAGCAGGTTGCAGAGTATCTTCGTTCAAAGGGCATTGACGCGCAGGCACTGCACAGGGACACTCCCGAGAAGCGCCACGGCGAAATTCTGGAGACTTTCACAACAGCTGAACCGCTGCGAATCATTGCATCGCCGAACCCATCCCGCCACCGGTCCCTGACCAACGTCAAGGCACTGGTAGTGACTGACTTGGCGTCTCGAGGCATTGATACTCTAGCTGTTCGACACGTTATCCTGTATGATGTACCTCACACCACCATTGATTTTATTCACCGCCTAGGCCGTGCCGGAAGAATGgggcgacgaggaagaggcatTGTCCTTGTGGGTAATGACGACAGAAGAGATGTCGTTGCCgatgtgaagaagagcatgtTTATGGGCCAGGCGCTCATTTAG